From a region of the Mycolicibacterium sp. MU0050 genome:
- a CDS encoding MmpS family transport accessory protein, whose product MKMITRFWLPTMIVLALTVGVLTVSQLRTVFGSEPVLVTPVGADTAEKFIPKVVTYEVLGSGTAVVNYLDLDGKPVRAGTVSLPWTLTLETTAPSVAPNIIAQTDGQAITCRITVDDEIKDENTASGVNAQTFCLVKSA is encoded by the coding sequence ATGAAGATGATCACGCGATTCTGGCTCCCCACCATGATCGTTCTCGCCCTGACCGTAGGGGTTCTTACGGTTTCGCAGCTACGGACCGTCTTCGGCTCCGAACCCGTCCTGGTGACGCCCGTGGGCGCGGACACCGCTGAGAAGTTCATCCCGAAGGTCGTCACGTACGAGGTCCTCGGATCGGGCACCGCCGTCGTCAACTACCTCGACCTGGACGGCAAGCCGGTGCGGGCGGGAACGGTCAGCCTGCCGTGGACCCTCACCTTGGAGACGACGGCACCGTCGGTCGCCCCGAACATCATTGCCCAAACCGACGGTCAGGCCATCACCTGCCGGATCACCGTCGACGACGAGATCAAGGACGAGAACACGGCCAGCGGTGTGAACGCGCAAACCTTCTGCTTGGTGAAGTCCGCATGA
- a CDS encoding MMPL family transporter, which produces MSTVVTPKRPWLPRLIRMFALPIIVGWVVIVGLLNTTVPQLEVVGKQRAVSMSPQDAPSMIAMKRVGTTFQEYDTSSSVMVVLEGEDKLGVEALEFYQQMVRDLRADTEHVQYVQDLWSDSFTAAGAQSVDGKASYTQVYIEGDQGEALANKSVQAVREIVKKHPTPPGVEVYVTGAAATTTDQNAVGDKSMRTIEMLTFGVIIIMLLVIYRSVVTTLVLLSMLAMGLLGARGLIAFLGYHNVFGLTTFATNLVVTLTIATAVDYGIFLMGRYHEARRSGEDRESAYYTMFHGTAHVVAASGLTIAGATFCLKFTRLPYFESMGFPMSVAMVFGITVALTFSPAMISLVSRFGNLLEPKGRSTTRAWRRVGTSTVRWPGAFLVVALAGCMVGLLALPGYHTTYNDRLYLPDDISANIGYAAATRHFSEARMNPDVLMVETDRDLRNPAGFLMIDKIAKALAAVEGVAQVQAITRPDGKPIEHTTIPYMIGQQGVGQLMANDYQQGVIDNILAQADEMQHTIDSMERMNAITRDLSVVARSLADKMGDTSLTLQEVRDNLANFDDFFRPIRNYFYWEPHCMNIPVCWSMRSIFESLDGMSTMSDDFQDMVPDMNRMADLTFEMTAVMPGMIQSMKNQRQMMLNQYQVQRAQQDQTVEQQEDSAAMGEAFDEALNDDSFYVPPEAFDNADFKRGMELMMSPDGHAVRFTIIHQGDPLTEEGISRIEPLKKAAAAAIKGTPLEGSLVYVGGAAAMFDDMQEGADYDLLIAVTAALLLILIIMMIITRALVASLVIVGTVALSLGTAFGMSVVLWQHVIGIPLHWMVLPMSVIVLVAVGADYNLLLVSRMKEEVHAGLRTGTIRAMAGSGPVVTAAGLVFAFTMATMAVSDLIVIGQVGTTIAIGLIFDTFVIRGLMTPSVATLLGRWFWWPLMVRPRPKPSPWPKPIQRAPEDALG; this is translated from the coding sequence ATGAGCACCGTGGTCACACCGAAACGCCCCTGGCTGCCGCGCCTGATCCGGATGTTCGCGCTGCCCATCATCGTGGGCTGGGTGGTCATCGTGGGCCTGCTCAACACCACGGTGCCCCAGCTGGAAGTGGTGGGTAAGCAACGCGCGGTCTCGATGAGTCCGCAGGACGCCCCGTCGATGATCGCGATGAAGCGCGTCGGAACCACGTTCCAGGAGTACGACACCAGCAGCTCGGTGATGGTGGTGCTCGAGGGCGAAGACAAGCTGGGCGTCGAGGCGCTCGAGTTCTACCAGCAGATGGTGCGGGACCTGCGTGCCGACACCGAACACGTGCAGTACGTACAGGACCTCTGGTCGGACTCGTTCACCGCGGCCGGCGCGCAGAGCGTCGACGGCAAGGCCTCGTACACCCAGGTTTACATCGAAGGCGACCAGGGCGAGGCGCTGGCCAACAAGTCCGTGCAAGCCGTCCGCGAGATCGTCAAGAAGCACCCGACGCCACCGGGCGTCGAGGTGTACGTCACCGGCGCGGCGGCCACGACGACGGATCAGAACGCCGTGGGCGACAAGAGCATGCGCACCATCGAGATGCTCACCTTCGGGGTCATCATCATCATGCTGCTGGTGATCTACCGGTCGGTGGTCACCACCCTGGTCTTGCTCAGCATGCTGGCGATGGGACTGCTGGGCGCTCGCGGTCTGATCGCGTTCCTGGGTTACCACAACGTCTTCGGCCTCACCACCTTCGCCACCAACCTGGTGGTCACCCTGACCATCGCCACAGCGGTCGACTACGGCATCTTCCTGATGGGGCGATATCACGAGGCACGCCGATCCGGTGAGGACCGAGAATCGGCCTACTACACCATGTTCCACGGGACCGCGCACGTGGTCGCGGCCTCCGGCCTGACCATCGCGGGTGCCACCTTCTGCCTGAAGTTCACTCGGCTGCCCTACTTCGAGAGCATGGGCTTCCCGATGTCCGTGGCGATGGTATTCGGCATCACCGTCGCGCTGACGTTCAGTCCCGCGATGATCTCACTGGTCAGTCGCTTCGGTAACCTGTTGGAGCCCAAGGGTAGGTCGACAACGCGGGCGTGGCGCCGCGTCGGAACCTCGACCGTCCGCTGGCCCGGCGCGTTCCTGGTGGTCGCCTTGGCGGGATGCATGGTGGGCCTGCTCGCGCTGCCCGGCTATCACACGACCTACAACGACCGGCTCTACCTGCCCGACGACATCTCGGCGAACATCGGCTATGCCGCCGCCACCCGGCACTTCTCCGAGGCCCGGATGAACCCGGATGTGTTGATGGTCGAGACCGACCGCGATCTGCGGAATCCCGCCGGCTTCTTGATGATCGACAAGATCGCCAAGGCCCTTGCGGCGGTCGAGGGGGTGGCCCAGGTGCAGGCCATCACCAGGCCCGACGGCAAGCCGATCGAACACACGACGATTCCGTACATGATCGGTCAGCAGGGCGTCGGCCAGCTCATGGCCAACGACTACCAGCAGGGCGTCATCGACAACATCTTGGCCCAGGCCGACGAGATGCAGCACACCATCGATTCGATGGAGCGGATGAACGCGATCACCCGTGATCTGTCCGTGGTCGCGCGGAGCCTGGCCGACAAGATGGGCGACACCTCCCTGACCCTGCAGGAGGTGCGCGACAACCTGGCCAACTTCGACGACTTCTTCCGGCCGATCCGCAACTACTTCTACTGGGAACCGCACTGTATGAACATCCCGGTCTGCTGGTCCATGCGGTCGATCTTCGAAAGCCTCGACGGCATGTCGACCATGTCCGACGACTTCCAGGACATGGTTCCGGACATGAACCGGATGGCCGACCTGACGTTCGAGATGACGGCGGTGATGCCGGGCATGATCCAGTCGATGAAGAACCAGCGCCAGATGATGTTGAACCAGTACCAGGTTCAGCGGGCGCAGCAGGACCAGACCGTCGAGCAGCAGGAAGACAGCGCCGCGATGGGCGAGGCGTTCGACGAGGCGCTGAACGACGACTCGTTCTACGTGCCGCCGGAGGCGTTCGACAACGCGGACTTCAAGCGCGGCATGGAGTTGATGATGTCGCCCGACGGACACGCGGTGCGGTTCACCATCATTCACCAGGGTGACCCGCTGACCGAGGAGGGCATTTCCCGCATCGAGCCGCTGAAGAAGGCCGCGGCGGCGGCGATCAAGGGAACACCGCTGGAGGGTTCCCTGGTCTACGTCGGCGGGGCCGCGGCAATGTTCGACGACATGCAGGAGGGCGCCGATTACGACCTGCTGATCGCGGTGACCGCAGCGCTGCTGTTGATCCTCATCATCATGATGATCATCACCCGGGCACTGGTTGCGTCCCTTGTCATCGTCGGCACCGTGGCGCTGAGCCTGGGAACCGCGTTCGGGATGTCGGTGGTGCTGTGGCAGCACGTCATCGGAATTCCCTTGCACTGGATGGTGCTACCGATGTCGGTGATCGTCCTGGTGGCCGTCGGCGCGGACTACAACCTGTTGCTGGTGTCGCGGATGAAGGAGGAGGTCCACGCCGGGTTGCGGACCGGCACCATTCGCGCGATGGCCGGCAGCGGGCCGGTGGTCACGGCCGCGGGGCTGGTATTCGCCTTCACCATGGCGACGATGGCTGTCAGCGACCTGATCGTGATCGGACAGGTGGGCACCACGATCGCCATCGGCCTGATCTTCGACACCTTCGTGATCCGCGGGCTGATGACGCCGTCGGTGGCCACCCTGCTGGGCCGCTGGTTCTGGTGGCCGCTGATGGTGCGGCCGCGGCCCAAGCCGTCACCGTGGCCCAAGCCGATCCAGCGCGCCCCGGAGGACGCCCTGGGCTGA
- a CDS encoding DUF779 domain-containing protein, which produces MAVPPRVLITSSAADHLGVLQQRHGPVMFHQSGGCCDGSSPMCYPDGDFIVGERDVLLGMLDVTDERQPDGVPVWISGPQFDAWQHTQLVIDLVAGRGGGFSLEAPDGVRFLSRGRAFSEAETAALAQVPAITGVERERGVPPPGPRGAVVAQAADVCPVPNR; this is translated from the coding sequence ATGGCGGTACCCCCGCGTGTGCTGATCACCAGCAGCGCCGCCGACCACCTCGGCGTCCTGCAGCAGCGGCACGGGCCGGTGATGTTCCATCAGTCCGGCGGCTGCTGCGACGGTTCCTCGCCGATGTGTTACCCGGACGGCGACTTCATTGTCGGCGAGCGCGACGTGCTGCTCGGCATGCTCGACGTGACCGACGAGCGGCAACCGGACGGCGTGCCGGTGTGGATCTCCGGTCCGCAGTTCGACGCCTGGCAACACACCCAGCTGGTCATCGACCTGGTGGCCGGGCGCGGTGGCGGCTTCAGCCTGGAGGCGCCCGACGGGGTCCGGTTCCTGTCGCGCGGGCGGGCCTTCTCCGAAGCCGAGACCGCCGCGTTGGCGCAGGTCCCGGCGATCACCGGAGTCGAGCGCGAGCGGGGAGTGCCGCCGCCGGGCCCGCGCGGGGCGGTGGTGGCTCAAGCCGCAGATGTCTGTCCGGTACCGAATCGATAA
- a CDS encoding carboxymuconolactone decarboxylase family protein: MPHEPAPLQPARVPVSSTLRDVGPINWLICRLGARGIRAPQFHLFNALSRHSALFWSWLPFSGVLLYWGRLSRRDAETVILRVGSLRDCEYELQQHRRLARSRGIDDALQQKIFAGPDADGLDDRQRALLRATDEFVLDRGVTPATWATLATHLNTKQLIEFCLLAGQYDTLAATMNTLQLPMDFPD, translated from the coding sequence ATGCCCCACGAACCCGCCCCCCTGCAGCCCGCCCGGGTACCGGTCAGCAGCACGCTGCGCGACGTCGGCCCGATCAACTGGCTGATCTGTCGGCTGGGCGCGCGCGGCATCCGGGCGCCCCAGTTCCACCTGTTCAACGCGTTGTCGCGGCACAGCGCGCTGTTCTGGTCCTGGCTGCCGTTCTCCGGGGTCCTGCTGTACTGGGGCCGGCTGTCGCGCCGCGACGCCGAGACCGTGATCCTGCGCGTCGGCTCGCTGCGGGACTGCGAGTACGAACTCCAGCAGCACCGGCGACTGGCGCGCAGCCGCGGCATCGACGACGCGTTGCAGCAGAAGATCTTCGCCGGCCCCGACGCCGACGGCCTCGACGACCGTCAACGCGCGTTGCTGCGCGCCACCGACGAATTCGTGCTCGACCGCGGTGTCACACCGGCCACCTGGGCCACGCTGGCCACCCATTTGAACACCAAGCAGCTGATCGAATTCTGCCTGCTGGCAGGCCAATACGACACGTTGGCGGCCACGATGAACACCCTGCAGCTGCCCATGGACTTCCCGGACTGA
- a CDS encoding prolyl oligopeptidase family serine peptidase, whose translation MADATANDPYLWLEDVSGEAALDWVRAHNEPTQAELCDEQFEQMRTEALEVLDTDTRIPYVRRRGEFLYNFWRDAANPRGLWRRTTLEQYRTDSPDWEILIDVDQLATADDANWVWAGADVIEPDHSRALVSLSRGGSDAAVVREFDMATKQFVPDGFEVAEAKTQITWADADTVLIGTDFGPDSLTDSGYPRLVKRWRRGQPLAEAQTVFTASSQDVIAAATVDRTPGYERTFIRRAVDFFNDEVYELRGDELIRIDAPTDASVSVHRGWLLIELRSPWFVGTDEHPAGALLAADYDEFLAGTATLATVFVPDAHTALHHYAWTRDHLVMVTLADVASRVEVVTPGTWERTAVPGIPDNTNTVIVAADEHSDEVFLDSSGFTAPSRLLHGAVGGPLEAVKSAPAFFDAEEVGVVQHFATSADGTAVPYFVVGPSNADGPRPTLLGGYGGFEVARTPGYDGVLGRLWLARGGTYVLANIRGGGEYGPTWHTQAMRENRHKVYEDFAAVAKDLVAKGITDVEQLGAQGGSNGGLLMGVMLTRYPELFGALVCQVPLLDMKRFHLLLAGASWVAEYGNPDDPQDWAFMAEYSPYQNISADAEYPALLMTTSTRDDRVHPGHARKMTAALEAAGHRVRYYENIEGGHAGAADNAQTAFKAALSYNFLHRMLGSAQ comes from the coding sequence ATGGCTGACGCAACGGCGAACGACCCGTACCTCTGGCTCGAAGATGTCTCCGGCGAGGCCGCGCTGGACTGGGTGCGCGCCCACAACGAACCCACCCAGGCGGAATTGTGCGACGAGCAGTTCGAACAGATGCGCACCGAGGCCCTGGAGGTCCTCGACACCGACACCCGCATCCCCTACGTGCGCCGGCGCGGCGAATTCCTCTACAACTTCTGGCGCGACGCGGCCAACCCGCGCGGGTTGTGGCGCCGCACCACGCTCGAGCAGTACCGCACCGACAGTCCCGACTGGGAGATCCTCATCGACGTCGACCAGCTGGCCACCGCCGACGACGCCAACTGGGTCTGGGCCGGGGCCGACGTCATCGAACCCGATCACAGCCGGGCGTTGGTCAGCCTGTCGCGGGGCGGCTCCGACGCCGCCGTGGTCCGCGAGTTCGACATGGCGACAAAGCAATTCGTCCCCGACGGCTTCGAGGTCGCGGAGGCCAAGACGCAGATCACCTGGGCCGACGCTGACACCGTGTTGATCGGCACCGACTTCGGACCCGACTCGTTGACGGACTCCGGCTACCCGCGGTTGGTCAAGCGGTGGCGTCGCGGGCAGCCGCTGGCCGAGGCGCAGACGGTCTTCACCGCGTCGTCGCAGGACGTCATCGCTGCCGCCACGGTGGACCGCACCCCCGGCTACGAGCGCACGTTCATCCGGCGGGCCGTCGACTTCTTCAACGACGAGGTCTACGAGCTGCGCGGCGACGAGCTGATCCGCATCGATGCCCCCACCGACGCTTCGGTGTCAGTGCATCGCGGCTGGCTGCTGATCGAGTTGCGCTCGCCCTGGTTCGTCGGCACCGACGAACACCCGGCCGGGGCCCTGCTGGCCGCCGACTATGACGAATTCCTCGCCGGGACGGCCACGTTGGCCACGGTGTTCGTCCCCGACGCGCACACCGCGCTGCACCATTACGCCTGGACCCGCGACCACCTGGTGATGGTCACCCTGGCCGACGTGGCCAGCCGGGTGGAGGTCGTCACGCCGGGTACCTGGGAGCGCACCGCGGTGCCCGGCATCCCGGACAACACCAACACCGTGATCGTGGCCGCCGACGAGCACTCCGACGAGGTGTTCCTGGATTCCAGCGGCTTCACCGCCCCGTCCCGGCTGCTGCACGGCGCGGTGGGCGGTCCGCTGGAGGCGGTCAAGTCCGCGCCCGCCTTCTTCGACGCCGAGGAGGTGGGCGTGGTGCAGCACTTCGCCACCTCGGCCGACGGCACGGCCGTGCCGTACTTCGTGGTCGGGCCGTCGAACGCCGACGGGCCGCGCCCGACACTGCTGGGTGGCTACGGCGGCTTCGAGGTGGCCCGCACCCCCGGGTACGACGGCGTGCTGGGCCGCCTTTGGCTGGCCCGCGGCGGCACCTACGTGCTGGCCAATATCCGCGGCGGTGGCGAGTACGGCCCCACCTGGCACACCCAGGCCATGCGCGAGAACCGGCACAAGGTGTACGAGGACTTCGCCGCCGTGGCAAAGGATCTGGTGGCCAAGGGCATCACCGACGTCGAGCAACTCGGCGCGCAGGGCGGCAGCAACGGTGGGCTGCTGATGGGTGTCATGCTGACCCGCTATCCGGAGTTGTTCGGCGCGTTGGTCTGCCAGGTGCCGCTGCTCGACATGAAGCGGTTCCACCTGCTGTTGGCCGGGGCGTCCTGGGTCGCCGAGTACGGCAACCCCGACGACCCGCAGGACTGGGCATTCATGGCGGAATACTCGCCGTACCAGAACATTTCGGCCGACGCCGAGTATCCCGCGCTGCTGATGACCACCTCCACCCGCGACGACCGGGTGCACCCCGGTCACGCCCGCAAGATGACGGCCGCGCTGGAGGCCGCCGGGCACCGGGTGCGCTACTACGAGAACATCGAGGGCGGTCACGCCGGTGCGGCCGACAACGCGCAGACGGCGTTCAAGGCGGCGCTGAGCTACAACTTCCTGCACCGGATGCTGGGCTCGGCGCAGTAG
- a CDS encoding putative holin, protein MIPLPRAWQLTGAMLIGAAVGVVLGVVAMLQVEAALRPDAVIALVLGVPTVLGLLFVLTASRPWITALGASILAVAPGWFAVLVLIQVVHGG, encoded by the coding sequence GTGATTCCCCTTCCGCGGGCGTGGCAACTGACCGGCGCGATGCTGATCGGCGCGGCGGTGGGCGTTGTCCTGGGCGTGGTGGCAATGCTGCAGGTCGAGGCGGCACTGCGGCCCGACGCCGTCATCGCGCTGGTACTCGGGGTGCCCACCGTGCTGGGCCTGCTGTTCGTCCTGACCGCGAGCCGCCCGTGGATCACCGCCCTGGGGGCCAGCATCCTGGCGGTCGCCCCGGGCTGGTTCGCGGTGCTGGTCCTGATCCAGGTGGTCCACGGTGGCTGA
- the lpdA gene encoding dihydrolipoyl dehydrogenase, with protein sequence MTHFDVVVLGAGPGGYVAAIRAAQLGLKTAIVEPKYWGGVCLNVGCIPSKALLRNAELAHLFTKQAKTFGISGEASFDYGAAFDRSRKVADGRVAGVHFLMKKNKITEIHGYGKFTGANTLEVALNEGGTETVEFDNAIIATGSSTRLVPGTSLSENVVTYEDQILSRELPSSLIIAGAGAIGMEFAYILKNYGVDVTIVEFLPRALPNEDAEVSKEIEKQYKKLGVKILTGTKVESITDNGSDVTVRVSKDGNSEELKADKVLQAIGFSPNVEGYGLEAAGVALTDRQAIGIDDYMRTNVGHIYAIGDVTGKLQLAHVAEAQAVVAAETIAGAETLTLGDYRMMPRATFCQPQVASFGLTEEQAKEEGYDVKVAKFPFTANGKAHGLGDPTGFVKLIADAKYGELIGGHLIGPDVSELLPELTLAQKWDLTVNELSRNVHTHPTLTEALQECFHGLSGHMINF encoded by the coding sequence GTGACTCACTTTGACGTCGTCGTGCTCGGAGCTGGCCCAGGTGGTTACGTCGCCGCCATCCGCGCAGCTCAACTGGGACTCAAGACCGCCATAGTCGAACCGAAGTACTGGGGCGGGGTGTGCCTGAATGTGGGTTGCATCCCCTCCAAGGCGCTGCTGCGCAACGCCGAACTCGCGCACCTGTTCACCAAGCAGGCCAAGACCTTCGGTATCAGCGGCGAGGCGAGCTTCGACTACGGGGCAGCCTTCGACCGCAGCCGCAAGGTGGCCGACGGGCGGGTCGCCGGCGTGCACTTCTTGATGAAGAAGAACAAGATCACCGAGATTCATGGCTACGGGAAATTCACCGGCGCCAACACGCTGGAGGTCGCGCTGAACGAGGGCGGCACCGAGACAGTCGAATTCGACAACGCGATCATCGCCACCGGCAGCAGCACCCGGCTGGTTCCGGGCACGTCGCTGTCGGAGAACGTGGTCACCTACGAGGACCAGATCCTCTCCCGCGAGCTGCCGTCCTCGCTGATCATCGCCGGCGCGGGCGCGATCGGCATGGAGTTCGCCTACATCCTGAAGAACTACGGCGTCGACGTCACGATCGTCGAGTTCCTGCCGCGGGCCCTGCCGAACGAGGACGCCGAGGTCTCCAAGGAGATCGAGAAGCAGTACAAGAAACTCGGCGTGAAGATCCTCACCGGAACCAAGGTCGAGTCGATCACCGACAACGGCTCCGACGTGACCGTCCGGGTGAGCAAGGACGGCAACAGCGAGGAACTCAAGGCCGACAAGGTGTTGCAGGCCATCGGTTTCTCGCCGAACGTCGAGGGCTACGGCCTGGAGGCGGCCGGCGTGGCGCTGACCGATCGCCAGGCCATCGGCATCGACGACTACATGCGCACCAACGTGGGACACATCTACGCGATCGGTGACGTCACCGGGAAGCTGCAGCTGGCCCATGTCGCCGAGGCCCAGGCCGTGGTCGCCGCCGAGACCATCGCCGGCGCGGAGACCCTGACGCTCGGCGACTACCGGATGATGCCGCGCGCGACGTTCTGTCAGCCACAGGTGGCCAGCTTCGGCCTCACCGAGGAGCAGGCCAAGGAGGAGGGCTACGACGTCAAGGTGGCGAAGTTCCCCTTCACCGCCAACGGCAAGGCGCACGGACTCGGTGATCCCACCGGCTTCGTCAAACTGATCGCCGACGCCAAGTACGGCGAACTGATCGGCGGGCACCTCATCGGTCCGGACGTCTCGGAGTTGCTGCCCGAGCTGACCCTGGCCCAGAAGTGGGATCTGACGGTCAACGAACTGTCCCGCAACGTACACACCCACCCGACCCTGACCGAGGCCCTGCAGGAATGCTTCCATGGCCTGTCCGGGCACATGATCAACTTCTGA